A genomic window from Chitinophagaceae bacterium includes:
- a CDS encoding class I SAM-dependent methyltransferase has protein sequence MNRDLDQYFNSYQAHEFETVQAFYRRKKVLEIIKSLAPKSILEVGSGAEPLFTDVDVFNQFCVVEPTSGFFQEAEKLKEKLPAEIQQKVFLYNSNIEEYANLAHTTFDLIIVSGLLHEVEFPDKILEVVGRLCSPNTTLHINVPNAWSFHRMLAVASGIIPSVFTPSDSQKQLQQHHTFDMERLAELVVNNGFTILDSGSFFIKPFTHSQMQQMLMHKIIDRKILDGLFALSEQFPQHGSEIFVNVKHQ, from the coding sequence ATGAACCGCGACCTTGATCAATATTTTAATTCTTACCAGGCTCATGAATTTGAAACGGTGCAGGCATTCTATCGCAGAAAGAAGGTATTGGAGATTATAAAATCATTGGCTCCTAAATCCATTCTCGAAGTTGGTTCAGGTGCTGAGCCGCTGTTTACAGATGTTGACGTGTTCAATCAGTTTTGTGTTGTAGAACCAACATCAGGCTTTTTTCAGGAAGCGGAAAAGCTCAAAGAGAAACTGCCTGCAGAAATTCAACAGAAAGTTTTCCTCTATAACAGTAACATTGAAGAATATGCAAATCTTGCACACACAACTTTCGACCTGATTATTGTAAGTGGTTTGTTGCATGAAGTGGAATTTCCTGATAAGATTTTGGAAGTTGTAGGACGTCTGTGTTCTCCAAATACCACACTTCATATCAATGTTCCAAATGCATGGTCATTCCACAGGATGCTTGCAGTTGCTTCAGGAATTATTCCATCCGTTTTTACACCCTCCGATTCTCAAAAGCAATTGCAGCAGCACCACACTTTTGATATGGAACGTCTTGCAGAATTGGTAGTCAATAATGGTTTTACCATCCTTGATAGTGGTTCTTTTTTCATTAAACCTTTTACACATTCACAAATGCAGCAAATGCTCATGCATAAAATAATTGATAGAAAAATACTGGATGGATTGTTTGCCTTAAGTGAGCAATTTCCTCAGCATGGATCAGAAATATTCGTTAATGTTAAACATCAATAG
- a CDS encoding GNAT family N-acetyltransferase codes for MIEIRRYDSSMKEVWNSFIEASKNATFLFNRNYMEYHADRFEDHSLIFLEKNKIISVIAINKAGNNFISHQGLTYGGFLSGNGMKQVKMDRCFDAFLEYARKAGIDEIVYKTIPHIYHRYPAEEDLHCLFKCGFKLARRDVMATLCISELNNSLRNREQEVQRAKRNKLYVQATKDYAGYMNIVKTLTNKKFNRSPVHTADEVIQLAGIFPDNIKLYGAFLNETMLGGILIYETDQVAHAQYIAANEEGEQKGAIDLVIDYLIHEAYQNKYYLDLGNCAEKEGIQLNDGLMAFKERCGGRAIAHDFYTLNL; via the coding sequence AATACGTCGATATGACAGCAGCATGAAAGAAGTGTGGAACAGCTTTATTGAAGCAAGTAAAAACGCCACCTTTTTATTCAATCGTAATTACATGGAATATCACGCTGACCGTTTTGAAGATCATTCTTTAATTTTTCTGGAAAAGAACAAAATCATTTCTGTGATTGCGATTAACAAAGCAGGAAATAATTTTATTTCTCACCAGGGGCTTACGTACGGCGGTTTTCTCAGTGGAAATGGCATGAAACAAGTGAAAATGGATCGTTGTTTTGATGCGTTTCTGGAATACGCGCGAAAGGCCGGTATTGATGAAATTGTTTACAAAACAATCCCGCACATCTATCATCGCTATCCTGCTGAAGAAGACCTGCACTGTTTGTTTAAGTGCGGATTTAAGCTTGCACGAAGAGATGTGATGGCGACATTGTGCATCTCTGAGCTGAATAATTCTTTAAGAAACAGAGAACAGGAAGTGCAACGCGCAAAAAGAAATAAGCTGTATGTTCAAGCAACAAAAGATTATGCGGGTTATATGAACATTGTTAAAACACTGACCAATAAAAAATTCAACAGAAGTCCCGTTCATACAGCCGATGAGGTCATTCAACTGGCTGGTATTTTTCCTGATAACATAAAACTATACGGAGCATTTCTAAATGAAACGATGCTTGGCGGAATACTCATTTATGAAACAGATCAGGTTGCACATGCGCAATATATTGCTGCCAATGAGGAAGGTGAACAAAAAGGTGCGATTGATTTAGTGATAGATTACCTGATACATGAGGCTTATCAAAACAAGTATTACCTGGATCTCGGCAATTGTGCAGAAAAGGAAGGCATTCAGTTAAACGATGGATTAATGGCATTCAAAGAGAGATGCGGTGGTCGTGCTATCGCACATGATTTTTACACCCTCAACCTGTGA